In Nostoc sp. CENA543, a single genomic region encodes these proteins:
- the rpaB gene encoding response regulator transcription factor RpaB, with protein MKSSAEKILVVDDEASIRRILETRLAMIGYDVVTASNGEEALTVFRSCSPDLVVLDVMMPKLDGYGVCQELRKESDIPIILLTALSDVADRITGLELGADDYIVKPFSPKELEARIRSILRRRGNKANSGGVPSSGVIETDTLKIDTNKRQVYRGNDKIRLTGVEYSLLELLMSHSGKSFSRKEILQQVWGYNAEQNADTRVVDVHISRLRSKLEKDPDNPEYILTARGSGYLFQRISATDHE; from the coding sequence TTGAAAAGTAGTGCAGAAAAAATTTTGGTGGTAGACGACGAAGCAAGTATTCGCCGAATTTTGGAGACTCGTCTTGCAATGATTGGCTACGATGTCGTAACGGCTAGCAATGGTGAAGAAGCATTGACAGTTTTTCGCTCGTGTTCGCCAGATTTAGTAGTTCTAGATGTGATGATGCCAAAGTTAGATGGTTACGGTGTTTGTCAAGAACTACGCAAAGAATCTGATATTCCCATTATTCTCCTGACAGCATTGTCAGATGTCGCAGACCGCATTACTGGTTTAGAATTGGGTGCTGATGACTATATAGTTAAACCATTTTCGCCCAAAGAACTAGAAGCACGAATCCGCTCAATATTACGTCGGCGAGGTAATAAAGCAAATAGTGGAGGTGTTCCCAGTTCTGGGGTAATTGAAACAGATACGCTGAAAATAGATACAAATAAGCGACAAGTCTACAGAGGTAATGACAAGATTCGCTTAACAGGCGTAGAGTACAGCTTATTAGAGTTACTGATGAGCCACAGTGGCAAATCTTTCTCTCGGAAGGAAATTTTACAGCAAGTGTGGGGTTACAACGCAGAACAAAACGCAGATACTCGTGTAGTGGATGTGCATATCTCTAGGTTGCGTTCAAAGTTGGAAAAAGACCCAGACAATCCAGAATACATACTGACAGCCAGGGGGAGTGGGTATCTGTTTCAACGAATTTCTGCAACAGATCATGAGTAA
- a CDS encoding phosphatidylglycerol lysyltransferase domain-containing protein, with the protein MNSKLKTQLSLWSIAILTGIVGIVNLLSAVTPSLAQRNHWLKEFLPFEVRATGHIFAALTGFILLTLATNLWRRKKVAWIMTICLLIISIISHLIKGWDYEESILSGVLLVQLIWMRRLFTAQSDRPSVARGVRVLMGALLFTLAYGTVGFYLLDGKFTENFNWGEAILQTFAMFFTEDNWGLKPKSQFGVFFADSIYVIAASTITFAVVMLLQPVFLRNPATVKEHRKAEDIVRQYGHSSLAAIALLNDKSYYFSPSGQSIIAYVPKGRGAIALGDPIGPIADRKEVIVSFQAFCQRNDWYPAFYQTLPDHLDLYTSLGFRVLKIGEEAIVDLKTFSLQGKAGKNFRSSINRLTKSGYRVSFYPPPITDTLLQQLKSVSDEWLKMVQGSEKRFSVGWFDEAYLRGCEIGIVHNPDGGIDAFINIMPKYQRNQGTIDLMRHRQSMENGTMDFLFTSLLQHLQNQGYDSFNFGLSALAGVGEKPESRRLEKGLRYLYEHLNSFYNFQGLHAYKDKFHPQWEGRYLIYPSLTALPDVIVALIRADSGDRLLDYFQPGA; encoded by the coding sequence ATGAACAGTAAATTAAAAACTCAACTCAGTTTGTGGAGTATTGCCATCTTGACGGGGATAGTGGGAATCGTCAATTTGTTATCAGCAGTTACTCCTAGTTTAGCCCAGAGAAATCATTGGTTAAAAGAATTCCTGCCTTTTGAAGTTCGGGCGACTGGTCATATCTTTGCAGCATTGACGGGATTTATTTTATTAACATTAGCTACTAATTTATGGCGTAGGAAAAAAGTAGCTTGGATAATGACTATCTGTCTATTAATTATTTCTATAATCAGCCATTTAATTAAAGGATGGGATTATGAAGAAAGTATTTTATCTGGCGTTTTATTAGTGCAATTAATTTGGATGCGCCGTCTGTTTACAGCACAATCTGACCGTCCTTCAGTGGCGCGGGGTGTGCGGGTATTGATGGGTGCATTACTGTTTACCCTCGCTTACGGCACAGTGGGATTTTATTTATTAGATGGCAAATTCACCGAAAATTTTAATTGGGGTGAAGCTATTTTGCAAACCTTTGCCATGTTTTTTACAGAAGATAATTGGGGGTTAAAACCCAAAAGTCAGTTTGGGGTATTTTTTGCTGATTCTATTTATGTTATTGCCGCTAGTACAATCACATTTGCTGTGGTGATGTTGTTACAGCCAGTATTTTTACGCAATCCAGCTACCGTAAAAGAACACAGAAAAGCTGAAGATATTGTACGGCAATATGGACATTCTTCTTTAGCAGCGATCGCACTTCTAAATGACAAAAGCTATTATTTCAGTCCTTCTGGCCAGAGTATTATTGCTTACGTTCCCAAAGGTAGAGGTGCGATCGCTTTAGGTGATCCCATTGGCCCGATTGCAGACAGAAAAGAAGTGATTGTGAGTTTCCAAGCGTTCTGTCAACGCAATGACTGGTATCCAGCTTTCTACCAGACTTTACCTGATCATCTTGACCTATATACCTCGTTGGGGTTTAGAGTTCTCAAAATTGGTGAAGAGGCGATCGTGGATCTGAAAACTTTTAGCTTACAAGGTAAAGCAGGTAAAAACTTTCGCTCATCCATTAACCGTTTAACAAAATCAGGCTATCGAGTCAGTTTCTATCCACCACCAATTACAGACACATTATTACAGCAACTCAAATCAGTGAGTGATGAATGGTTAAAAATGGTGCAAGGTTCAGAAAAACGCTTTTCTGTGGGATGGTTTGATGAAGCTTACTTACGAGGCTGCGAAATAGGCATTGTACACAATCCCGATGGGGGAATCGATGCTTTTATCAATATTATGCCCAAATACCAACGTAACCAAGGAACTATTGATTTGATGCGCCATCGTCAATCAATGGAAAATGGCACAATGGATTTTTTATTTACATCCCTACTACAACATCTGCAAAATCAGGGTTACGACAGTTTTAACTTTGGGTTATCTGCATTGGCGGGAGTAGGGGAAAAACCAGAATCACGACGCTTAGAGAAGGGATTGCGCTATTTATATGAACATTTAAACAGTTTTTATAATTTTCAGGGATTACACGCCTACAAAGACAAATTTCATCCCCAGTGGGAAGGACGTTATTTGATTTATCCCAGTTTAACTGCTTTACCTGATGTGATTGTGGCACTAATTCGCGCTGATTCAGGCGATCGCCTCCTTGATTATTTCCAACCAGGCGCGTAA
- a CDS encoding transporter substrate-binding domain-containing protein yields the protein MLIAIARIFRLCINSFRRLVTPTTHKGRRSLIPHISLGLGSFILVLFLVLHPGLTQTPTPTTPTSTPTATATDKMLVATRIIPPFVIADKDKSKLSGFSIDLWQSIAKEIGLNYQFVEYPNVANLLSAVKDGKANVGIAAISITAERQQQFDFSLPMFAGGLQIMVRNSDNGGGGVPNIFQLFFSASLLQVIALALVLIIFAAHVIWLSERNHDEGMISKSYIPGIFKASWWAAATLATQADEMPKGAIGRFIAIIWMFIGVLFVAYFTASATTSLTVQQLQGDIRSVSDLPGHTVVTTAGSTAATYLKERRIPVQEVGKIEQAYEALLSKKADAVVFDSPVLLFYAANEGKGKVEVVGSIFREENYGIVLPNDSPYRKQINRVLLSLKENGTYQALYDKWFEVDKS from the coding sequence ATGCTCATTGCGATCGCTAGAATATTTCGCCTATGTATCAATAGTTTTAGGCGATTAGTCACTCCTACTACTCACAAAGGTAGGCGTTCATTAATACCACATATTAGTCTGGGGTTGGGAAGTTTCATACTAGTTTTGTTTTTGGTATTGCACCCAGGTTTGACTCAAACACCAACACCGACAACACCAACATCAACACCAACAGCTACCGCTACAGATAAGATGTTAGTGGCAACACGAATCATCCCACCTTTTGTGATTGCAGATAAGGATAAAAGTAAACTATCAGGATTTAGTATTGACCTTTGGCAAAGTATTGCTAAGGAAATAGGTTTAAATTATCAGTTTGTGGAATATCCCAATGTGGCAAATTTACTGTCTGCGGTGAAAGATGGTAAAGCCAATGTCGGGATTGCAGCTATCTCCATTACTGCCGAACGCCAACAGCAATTTGATTTTTCTTTACCCATGTTTGCTGGGGGTTTACAAATCATGGTGAGAAATTCTGATAATGGCGGTGGCGGTGTTCCGAATATTTTCCAACTGTTTTTCTCTGCTTCTTTGTTGCAGGTTATTGCTTTGGCGTTGGTGTTAATTATTTTTGCAGCTCATGTAATTTGGTTATCAGAACGGAATCATGACGAAGGGATGATATCTAAATCATACATTCCTGGGATTTTCAAGGCTTCTTGGTGGGCGGCTGCAACTTTAGCGACTCAAGCCGATGAAATGCCCAAAGGTGCTATTGGTAGGTTTATCGCCATTATCTGGATGTTTATCGGTGTTTTATTTGTTGCCTACTTTACAGCCAGTGCTACTACTTCCTTAACTGTGCAGCAGCTACAGGGAGATATTAGAAGTGTAAGTGATTTACCTGGTCATACTGTTGTTACTACCGCAGGTAGTACGGCTGCAACTTACCTCAAAGAACGCAGAATTCCGGTGCAGGAAGTTGGCAAAATTGAGCAGGCTTATGAGGCTTTACTGAGTAAAAAAGCAGATGCTGTGGTGTTTGACTCGCCGGTACTGCTGTTTTATGCTGCCAATGAAGGTAAAGGGAAGGTTGAGGTAGTGGGTAGTATCTTCCGTGAGGAAAATTACGGCATTGTTTTGCCTAATGATAGTCCCTACCGTAAACAAATCAATAGAGTTTTACTGAGTTTAAAGGAAAATGGCACTTATCAAGCACTCTATGATAAGTGGTTTGAGGTTGATAAATCTTGA
- a CDS encoding VWA domain-containing protein, translated as MIKTSYAFDPAILTVGSSLKTNALLRFRADIPESPRRDLNLSLVIDRSGSMAGAPLFHALRAAESVVDQLEANDILSVVVYDDAVDTVVPPQPVTNKSALKNALRRVHAGGITNLSGGWLKGCEYVKQKLDPQKINRVLLLTDGHANMGIQDPKVLTATAGQKAEEGVITTTLGFAQGFNEDLLIGMARAASGNFYFIQSVDEASEVFSIELDSLRAVVGQNLKVTLELANGVKLVDILSLAKVSQNQKGQSVITLGELYEGEDKLLGLSLEVSAAQVGELPLMKLHYSADVVQNNVIQSVSGITDVIAKVGTVEESAFAASSDILLDLSRLTIAKAKETALDLAEHGKHQEAEKILRSLIEELRNKGLNENFEIAEEIDQLEYFASRIAQRTLGNAGRKELLDQTYQAMNRTRTDLVGRGVTVGDEIYAMPTVNDVGSGVELQCVREGGKLRVKVLSAGYDATKNVQFPRAIRAEGARYVVEGVELSTDGSFYRVTGQINRLTKPGEADIFVAPRQSRSVSTGKASKGPASAADLPTTDTVNDGILVQCVKDGSKLRARVVSDGYEPDWNMRFPRSVREEGMLYVVDEVKTGPDGKSYIACGEIKRFVQPSTTNVS; from the coding sequence ATGATTAAAACAAGTTACGCATTTGACCCAGCTATCTTAACTGTCGGTTCTTCATTAAAAACAAACGCGTTGCTGCGCTTTCGGGCTGATATACCAGAGTCTCCCCGACGGGATCTTAACCTGTCCCTGGTAATTGACCGTTCTGGTTCTATGGCAGGCGCGCCTTTATTTCACGCACTCAGGGCGGCTGAATCTGTGGTAGACCAACTAGAGGCTAATGATATCCTCTCAGTAGTTGTATACGATGATGCTGTAGATACGGTAGTTCCACCCCAACCAGTCACTAATAAATCTGCGTTGAAAAATGCTCTGCGTCGGGTTCACGCAGGCGGTATTACTAATCTATCTGGGGGATGGCTCAAGGGTTGTGAATATGTCAAGCAGAAACTTGACCCACAAAAAATTAACCGTGTACTCCTACTCACCGATGGTCACGCTAATATGGGGATTCAAGACCCCAAAGTCCTCACAGCTACAGCCGGTCAAAAAGCTGAGGAAGGTGTAATCACGACTACGTTAGGGTTTGCCCAGGGTTTTAATGAAGATTTGCTGATTGGAATGGCGAGGGCTGCTAGTGGTAACTTCTATTTTATTCAAAGTGTTGATGAAGCCTCGGAAGTATTTAGTATTGAATTAGATAGTCTTAGAGCCGTAGTCGGGCAGAATCTCAAAGTCACCTTAGAACTAGCTAATGGTGTGAAACTGGTTGATATTTTAAGTCTGGCTAAAGTCAGCCAAAATCAAAAAGGTCAATCGGTAATTACTCTAGGAGAACTCTACGAGGGTGAAGATAAACTTTTAGGGTTAAGTCTGGAAGTCTCGGCGGCTCAAGTTGGTGAATTACCTTTGATGAAACTGCATTACAGTGCCGATGTGGTGCAGAATAATGTCATTCAAAGTGTGTCAGGTATAACCGATGTGATCGCTAAAGTCGGTACAGTTGAGGAATCTGCTTTTGCTGCTTCTAGTGATATTCTCCTTGACTTGAGCCGTTTGACTATTGCCAAGGCAAAAGAAACTGCCCTTGATTTAGCAGAACATGGTAAGCATCAAGAAGCTGAGAAAATCTTACGTTCTCTAATTGAGGAATTGCGAAACAAAGGCTTGAATGAGAACTTTGAAATTGCTGAGGAGATAGACCAACTAGAGTATTTTGCTAGCCGCATTGCCCAAAGAACTTTAGGTAACGCAGGACGTAAAGAACTATTAGATCAAACCTATCAGGCGATGAACCGCACCCGTACTGATTTGGTGGGTCGTGGCGTAACTGTGGGTGATGAAATATACGCTATGCCCACCGTCAATGATGTGGGTTCTGGTGTGGAATTACAGTGTGTGCGGGAAGGTGGTAAGCTGCGGGTCAAAGTCCTGTCTGCTGGTTATGATGCTACCAAAAATGTGCAATTTCCCCGCGCTATTCGCGCAGAGGGGGCGCGCTATGTTGTGGAAGGGGTGGAACTGTCAACGGATGGTAGTTTTTATCGTGTAACTGGTCAAATTAACCGTTTAACTAAACCTGGCGAAGCTGATATTTTCGTTGCACCCAGACAATCAAGGTCTGTGAGTACAGGTAAAGCCTCTAAAGGCCCTGCAAGTGCGGCGGATTTGCCTACTACTGACACTGTCAATGATGGCATTTTGGTGCAGTGTGTCAAAGATGGCAGCAAGTTACGGGCTAGAGTGGTTTCTGATGGGTACGAACCTGATTGGAATATGCGTTTCCCTCGCTCAGTGCGTGAGGAGGGAATGCTCTATGTTGTAGATGAGGTGAAAACTGGCCCTGATGGCAAGTCTTATATTGCCTGTGGCGAAATTAAACGTTTCGTACAGCCGAGTACGACTAATGTTTCTTAA
- a CDS encoding DUF6745 domain-containing protein — translation MLRLMSNGRIPKKVTKQQPQVSNEPVSPELARRLILEHRAEPGMRVLGHLDLSDAPQLYHLPENLTCESLDISDCVNLTQLPIGLHVTHWIELAGSGITSLEPGHGFILRWRGVQVSDKIAFAGDSITGQDILNTENVELRRVLIERVGYERFIQQVGGLIRHRDRDAGGERQLIYIPFEDDEPLMVLKVICPSTGHIHVLRVPPYMQTCHQAAAWIAGFDHPNDYQPLIEA, via the coding sequence ATGCTCAGATTAATGTCAAATGGGCGTATACCCAAAAAAGTAACAAAACAACAACCACAAGTCAGTAATGAGCCTGTATCACCTGAACTTGCACGCCGACTGATTCTTGAGCATCGCGCCGAGCCTGGGATGCGGGTTTTAGGTCATTTGGATTTAAGCGATGCGCCACAGCTTTACCATTTACCGGAAAATCTCACCTGTGAAAGTTTGGATATTAGCGATTGTGTCAATTTAACTCAGCTTCCGATAGGTCTTCATGTCACCCATTGGATTGAGTTAGCCGGAAGTGGGATTACTAGTTTAGAACCTGGACATGGTTTTATTTTGCGGTGGCGGGGTGTACAAGTTAGTGACAAAATCGCCTTTGCTGGAGATAGTATCACTGGGCAAGATATCCTCAACACAGAGAATGTGGAATTACGTCGTGTGCTGATTGAGCGTGTGGGATACGAAAGATTTATCCAGCAAGTGGGAGGATTAATCCGTCACCGCGATCGCGATGCCGGAGGAGAACGCCAACTCATCTATATTCCTTTCGAGGATGACGAACCCCTCATGGTATTAAAGGTCATTTGCCCATCCACAGGACACATTCATGTATTACGTGTTCCCCCCTATATGCAGACTTGCCATCAAGCAGCCGCCTGGATTGCTGGATTTGACCACCCCAATGATTATCAGCCCTTAATTGAAGCTTGA
- a CDS encoding RodZ family helix-turn-helix domain-containing protein, protein MSTASVYLLDMPGKSVITLSQDELRSLLGQIEAQLHRSQVYRRIVNRLQTLLGDAGEQAKVLCKALGREAIGLTFQQFSQEFPQLDNPDTSTNVVKVDDHNLSDLPTQALSTTHQPSLNTNTSISTITEATNNTADNSISKFIQHLTSNIKPTKAELVKQLAQEQRLEAMRQVGSQLKQARELQNKTLAQLHIYTHIPISQMAAVENADLELFSEDVYLRDCIRLMGNALGMNGIILAASLPQLDRVKSMLPLWCQPQKPSLDLRWEIRPLHLYLGYTALVAGAVGGLSHLSQPPATTNLLNQHPVNSPVPSVSDSPKSQPGATNKPGIKTTPTGIRVGNDIAPPEVL, encoded by the coding sequence ATGTCTACTGCGTCTGTATATTTATTAGATATGCCGGGAAAGTCGGTAATTACCCTTTCTCAAGATGAATTGCGATCGCTCTTAGGTCAAATTGAAGCTCAACTGCATCGTAGTCAAGTTTATCGTCGCATAGTAAACAGATTACAAACATTATTAGGTGATGCTGGTGAACAAGCTAAGGTGTTATGTAAAGCTTTAGGTAGAGAAGCCATAGGTTTAACATTTCAACAGTTTTCTCAAGAATTCCCCCAGCTAGATAATCCCGATACTTCAACCAATGTCGTAAAAGTTGATGATCATAACTTATCTGATTTGCCAACACAGGCATTATCAACTACACACCAACCAAGTTTAAATACAAATACTAGTATTTCTACAATTACAGAAGCTACAAATAATACTGCTGATAACTCAATTAGTAAATTTATTCAACATTTAACTTCCAACATTAAACCTACCAAAGCTGAATTAGTCAAGCAATTAGCACAAGAACAGCGTCTAGAGGCTATGCGCCAAGTCGGTTCACAACTCAAACAAGCCCGTGAACTGCAAAATAAAACTTTAGCACAACTACATATATATACTCATATTCCGATTTCCCAGATGGCAGCCGTGGAAAATGCTGACTTAGAACTATTCTCAGAGGATGTATATTTGCGTGACTGCATCCGCCTCATGGGTAACGCACTAGGAATGAATGGGATAATTTTAGCGGCTTCTCTCCCTCAACTTGATAGAGTCAAATCAATGTTACCCCTATGGTGTCAGCCTCAGAAACCATCTTTAGATTTGAGGTGGGAAATTCGCCCACTACATTTATATCTAGGTTATACAGCCTTGGTTGCTGGAGCAGTAGGGGGATTATCCCATCTATCTCAACCACCAGCCACTACCAATCTCTTAAATCAGCATCCGGTAAATTCTCCTGTTCCGTCAGTATCCGATTCGCCAAAATCTCAACCAGGAGCCACTAATAAACCAGGAATTAAAACTACCCCAACTGGTATTCGTGTCGGTAACGATATCGCCCCACCAGAAGTTTTGTAG
- a CDS encoding alpha/beta hydrolase — protein sequence MSTIIKKMPLILQMCFKLLPLVTAVAAIAYLTICIFLARQQTRFIFFPSHVIEVTPKEFSLSYEDVWLPVTANSGRIERIHAWWIPAKSKNDQVLLYLHGNGENIGANVGHANRFHQLGFSVLLIDYRGYGRSEGAFPEEMNVYQDAATAWNYLVNQRKINPKNIFIYGHSLGGAVAIDLAVKQPQAAGLIVQGSFTSIREMIDYRNTFRAFPIDLILNQRFESIQKLPQLKMPVLFIHGTADETVPSFMSQKLYAVAPEPKKIILFEGAGHNNVAQLAGKQYLQWIEEFVEKSKVSSQ from the coding sequence ATGTCCACAATCATTAAAAAAATGCCGCTTATATTACAAATGTGTTTCAAATTGCTACCTTTAGTCACAGCAGTAGCAGCGATCGCTTATTTGACAATCTGTATATTTCTCGCACGCCAACAAACTCGGTTTATTTTCTTTCCCTCCCATGTTATTGAAGTTACACCGAAAGAGTTTAGTCTGTCCTATGAGGATGTGTGGCTACCTGTAACAGCTAATTCAGGACGTATAGAACGTATTCATGCTTGGTGGATACCAGCTAAATCTAAAAATGATCAAGTCTTATTATATTTGCATGGTAATGGTGAAAATATTGGTGCTAACGTCGGTCATGCCAACAGATTTCACCAACTAGGATTTTCGGTACTATTAATTGATTATCGCGGATATGGTCGCAGTGAAGGTGCATTTCCTGAAGAGATGAACGTCTATCAAGATGCTGCAACTGCTTGGAATTACTTAGTAAATCAAAGAAAAATCAACCCTAAAAATATTTTTATTTATGGTCATTCTTTAGGGGGTGCAGTAGCAATTGATTTAGCAGTCAAACAACCCCAAGCCGCAGGTTTAATTGTTCAAGGCTCATTTACATCTATCCGAGAAATGATCGATTATCGTAATACGTTTCGTGCTTTCCCGATAGATTTAATTTTAAATCAGCGATTTGAATCTATTCAGAAACTACCCCAATTAAAAATGCCAGTTTTATTCATTCATGGTACTGCTGATGAAACAGTACCATCTTTTATGAGTCAAAAATTATATGCTGTTGCACCAGAACCCAAAAAAATAATTTTATTTGAAGGTGCAGGACATAACAACGTAGCACAATTAGCAGGAAAGCAATATTTGCAATGGATAGAAGAGTTTGTGGAGAAGTCAAAGGTTAGTAGTCAATAG
- a CDS encoding RodZ domain-containing protein, translated as MTLLSQAQQEKLLEISRDLRKIREEKSIRLEEVAIKTNIRLAFLKALDAGYFEELPEPIYVQGFIRRYADILGLDGSAIANSFNVNASSSPESPQDVKHEDTNVDKKPKIRIPLVVPYVVLIGVACTGLIYILNPKLIAESSASKKGSSSTQVEQVSPSSPESLPPDQTISQTPAPITAASPLLPEVTNNSNLKITLELQGESWLQVKADGKTEFVGNLTKGERRTWVAQKELTVRSGNAGAVLVAVDNQPAQPLGGQGEVKQVTYNAENNSEQSTVNSQ; from the coding sequence ATGACGCTATTAAGTCAAGCACAACAAGAGAAACTACTTGAAATAAGTAGAGATTTACGAAAAATCAGAGAGGAAAAATCTATACGTCTAGAAGAAGTCGCTATCAAAACCAATATTCGATTAGCATTTCTCAAAGCTTTGGATGCAGGCTATTTTGAAGAATTACCAGAACCCATATACGTCCAAGGGTTTATCCGTCGTTATGCAGATATTCTGGGGTTAGATGGTAGTGCGATCGCCAATTCGTTTAATGTTAATGCTTCGTCATCTCCAGAGTCGCCTCAAGATGTCAAACACGAAGATACCAACGTAGACAAAAAGCCTAAAATTCGCATACCTCTTGTTGTCCCTTATGTTGTGTTGATAGGTGTTGCTTGTACTGGGCTAATTTACATACTTAATCCTAAACTCATAGCTGAATCATCAGCAAGCAAAAAAGGCTCATCATCTACTCAGGTAGAACAAGTCTCCCCATCATCTCCAGAATCTCTACCACCAGATCAAACTATCTCTCAAACACCCGCACCCATAACTGCCGCGTCACCGCTTTTGCCTGAAGTTACCAATAATTCCAATCTGAAAATTACTTTAGAACTCCAAGGCGAATCATGGTTACAAGTCAAAGCAGACGGTAAAACGGAGTTTGTCGGTAATTTAACCAAAGGAGAACGCCGCACTTGGGTAGCTCAAAAAGAGTTGACTGTGCGTTCTGGTAACGCTGGTGCTGTATTAGTCGCTGTAGATAACCAACCCGCACAACCCCTGGGAGGACAAGGAGAAGTTAAACAAGTAACATATAATGCGGAGAATAATAGTGAACAGTCAACTGTCAATAGTCAATAG